In Helianthus annuus cultivar XRQ/B chromosome 8, HanXRQr2.0-SUNRISE, whole genome shotgun sequence, a single genomic region encodes these proteins:
- the LOC110871589 gene encoding OVARIAN TUMOR DOMAIN-containing deubiquitinating enzyme 4 isoform X1: MSKPRKLSFATDFRLISITGDGRCMFRSVVHGACLRAGKPVPKENVTRELADDLRTKVVKELIKRRTETEWFLEGDFETYVSHMKRSHVWGGEPELLMAAHVLKVPITVYMRDKRTNSIKIIAEYGQEYGKENPVSVLYHDYGHYDLLKSP; the protein is encoded by the exons ATGTCAAAACCTAGAAAATTATCGTTCGCTACCGATTTCCGTCTCATCA GTATAACTGGAGATGGAAGATGCATGTTTCGATCTGTCGTTCATGGTGCTTGTTTGCGAGCAGGAAAGCCAGTTCCGAAGGAGAATGTTACTCGGGAGCTTGCTGATGATCTTAGAACCAAG GTTGTGAAGGAGTTGATCAAGAGACGGACTGAAACTGAATG GTTTCTTGAAGGTGATTTTGAGACTTATGTCTCGCATATGAAACGGTCACATGTATGGGGCGGAGAACCAGAACTGCTTATGGCAGCACATGTCCTTAA GGTGCCTATAACAGTTTACATGCGGGATAAAAGGACAAATTCTATTAAAATTATTGCGGAATATGGACAGGAATACGGGAAGGAGAACCCAGTCAGTGTTCTTTATCATGATTATGGACACTATGATCTCTTGAAGAGTCCGTAA
- the LOC110871589 gene encoding OVARIAN TUMOR DOMAIN-containing deubiquitinating enzyme 4 isoform X2, with protein MFRSVVHGACLRAGKPVPKENVTRELADDLRTKVVKELIKRRTETEWFLEGDFETYVSHMKRSHVWGGEPELLMAAHVLKVPITVYMRDKRTNSIKIIAEYGQEYGKENPVSVLYHDYGHYDLLKSP; from the exons ATGTTTCGATCTGTCGTTCATGGTGCTTGTTTGCGAGCAGGAAAGCCAGTTCCGAAGGAGAATGTTACTCGGGAGCTTGCTGATGATCTTAGAACCAAG GTTGTGAAGGAGTTGATCAAGAGACGGACTGAAACTGAATG GTTTCTTGAAGGTGATTTTGAGACTTATGTCTCGCATATGAAACGGTCACATGTATGGGGCGGAGAACCAGAACTGCTTATGGCAGCACATGTCCTTAA GGTGCCTATAACAGTTTACATGCGGGATAAAAGGACAAATTCTATTAAAATTATTGCGGAATATGGACAGGAATACGGGAAGGAGAACCCAGTCAGTGTTCTTTATCATGATTATGGACACTATGATCTCTTGAAGAGTCCGTAA
- the LOC110870707 gene encoding uncharacterized protein LOC110870707 — MGLVSISIRTHFLAFNAFPSDVPHPLPHATMTSHRRRVLVTFATLITAIVQKILKRMHIPTTPIGEKAKILYVIEHNLLAILSFFDDHIMVIENLTENVFPSSTRVFDKIDDMVKASECLPKKLDEFFDNDVPTFIQRVPFLNRVIKKDDKEIVIDITCHGYREEQENSFEYENVAKPDLKEETSSKDDSTNTSKPVGNSSLKDVIDDMNKENETMEDANGEFLYSARANSSADDIHQSEDQDQEDPIFDLFEAGWHMSPRAISTSSVSMKSPDRVM, encoded by the coding sequence ATGGGTCTCGTTTCAATCTCTATACGAACACATTTCTTAGCGTTTAACGCCTTTCCATCCGACGTCCCACATCCCCTTCCCCACGCCACAATGACTTCTCATAGACGTCGCGTTTTGGTCACTTTCGCAACATTAATCACGGCCATAGTACAAAAAATCCTTAAAAGAATGCATATTCCCACAACGCCGATAGGGGAAAAAGCGAAAATTTTGTATGTGATCGAACATAATTTGCTAGCGATCCTCTCGTTTTTCGATGATCATATTATGGTGATCGAGAATCTGACGGAGAACGTTTTCCCATCATCAACGCGTGTGTTTGACAAGATAGATGACATGGTTAAAGCCTCGGAATGTTTACCTAAAAAACTTGATGAATTTTTTGATAATGATGTGCCGACTTTCATTCAACGCGTACCTTTTCTTAATCGCGTTATTAAAAAGGACGATAAGGAAATCGTGATTGATATCACGTGTCACGGGTATAGAGAGGAGCAAGAAAACTCCTTTGAATATGAAAATGTGGCGAAACCAGACCTTAAAGAGGAAACATCTAGTAAAGATGACTCGACGAATACTTCAAAACCGGTTGGTAACTCGAGTCTCAAGGACGTTATTGACGACATGAACAAAGAAAACGAAACCATGGAAGATGCCAATGGCGAGTTTCTTTATAGTGCACGAGCAAATAGCAGCGCCGATGATATCCATCAATCCGAAGACCAAGATCAAGAGGATCCCATCTTCGACTTATTCGAAGCGGGTTGGCACATGTCTCCGCGGGCCATCTCTACCTCATCTGTCAGCATGAAATCCCCTGACCGCGTCATGTAA
- the LOC110871590 gene encoding U-box domain-containing protein 45, translating to MLIMENSEIEENLFALGEPKLHGEMCKTLSLIYVKVLSVFPELEAARPRSTSGIQALCALHIALEKTKMILQHCAECSKIYLAITGDSVVLKFERARSALEDGLRRVEDIVPQTIACQISDMLSELEGIEFSLDPLEKQIGDEIIGLLQQGKNFSNNSDNNELETFHQAASKLGITSSRAALRERRALKKLVEKARIEEDKRKESIVAYLLHLMRKYSKLFRSDFSDDNDSQGSTPCSPTIHGSFEGYSGSGTHAFERQLSKLNSFNFKPNFRRSGQVPIPPEELRCPISLQLMYDPVIIASGQTYERICIEKWFSDGHNTCPKTQQQLAHLGLTPNYCVKGLVTSWCEHNGVIIPDGPPDSLDLNYWRLSLSESESVNSKPVENGGLCNYMGMKVAPFPFEESGVIEEVEGGGDDVAVTVDHEGDVFETYDEFLTVLNTEQKLRKKCRVVEKIRRLLKDDEEARIYMGANGFVEALLRFLELGLHEENEIAQESGAMALFNLAVDNNRNKEMMLAAGILSLLTQMIQGSKSVNAAIALYLNLSCLDQAKPIIGSSEAVPFLINALQGPFDSQCKTDSLHTLYHLSSCHSNIPRLISCGIIPALLPFLTDMGSNSWTEKAIAVLINLAVTNSGRDEIITGPGLVSGLSALLDMGEPEVQEQAAACLLILCTGSDKCCEMVLQEGVIPSLVAISVNGTMRGKQKAQKLLMVFREQRQRDPPVEAVQGGGGRCDGGDERKVLSKSTSRKKLGRGWSFWRKNKSFSVYQC from the exons ATGTTAATCATGGAAAATTCCGAGATCGAAGAGAACTTGTTTGCTCTTGGTGAACCAAAG CTACATGGAGAAATGTGCAAAACACTTTCTCTAATCTACGTCAAAGTGTTAAGCGTTTTTCCAGAATTGGAAGCCGCTCGTCCGCGAAGCACTTCAGGGATTCAAGCGTTATGCGCTTTGCACATAGCATTAGAGAAAACGAAAATGATCCTTCAACATTGTGCTGAATGTAGCAAAATTTACTTG GCTATAACAGGAGACTCTGTTGTTTTAAAATTTGAAAGGGCAAGATCGGCTCTTGAAGATGGTCTTAGAAGGGTTGAAGATATAGTTCCACAAACTATAGCTTGTCAG ATTTCTGATATGTTAAGCGAACTCGAAGGAATAGAGTTTTCACTAGATCCATTAGAGAAACAAATAGGCGATGAAATTATCGGATTACTTCAACAAGGTAAAAACTTCAGCAATAATAGCGACAACAATGAATTAGAAACATTCCATCAAGCCGCATCTAAGCTCGGGATTACGTCTTCACGAGCCGCCCTTCGCGAAAGACGGGCCCTCAAGAAACTTGTAGAAAAAGCAAGAATCGAAGAAGATAAACGAAAAGAATCAATCGTTGCGTATCTTTTACATCTCATGAGAAAATACTCAAAATTATTTAGAAGTGATTTCTCAGACGATAATGATTCACAAGGCTCAACCCCGTGTTCACCTACAATACATGGTTCTTTCGAGGGTTACAGCGGGTCCGGGACCCACGCGTTTGAGAGACAACTTTCGAAATTAAATTCTTTTAATTTCAAACCGAACTTCAGGCGGTCCGGGCAGGTACCGATCCCGCCCGAAGAACTAAGGTGCCCGATTTCATTACAACTTATGTATGATCCGGTAATAATCGCATCCGGGCAGACATACGAGAGAATTTGCATTGAGAAATGGTTCAGTGACGGGCACAACACCTGCCCGAAAACTCAACAACAGTTGGCTCATCTCGGTTTGACCCCTAATTACTGCGTCAAGGGTCTCGTAACCAGCTGGTGCGAACATAATGGAGTAATAATTCCCGATGGACCACCCGATTCACTTGATTTGAACTACTGGCGGCTCTCACTGTCCGAAAGTGAATCGGTAAATTCGAAACCAGTGGAAAACGGTGGGTTGTGTAATTACATGGGTATGAAAGTTGCACCTTTTCCTTTTGAAGAAAGTGGTGTAATTGAGGAGGTtgaaggtggtggtgatgatgtggCGGTGACGGTTGACCATGAGGGTGATGTGTTTGAGACGTACGATGAGTTCTTGACGGTTTTGAACACGGAACAGAAGCTAAGGAAAAAGTGTAGGGTTGTTGAGAAAATAAGACGGTTGTTGAAGGATGATGAAGAGGCCCGGATCTATATGGGTGCAAACGGTTTTGTTGAAGCGTTGTTAAGGTTTTTGGAATTGGGTTTGCATGAAGAAAATGAGATTGCTCAAGAAAGTGGAGCAATGGCTTTATTTAACCTTGCGGTTGACAATAATAG GAACAAAGAAATGATGCTAGCAGCAGGGATACTATCTCTACTTACGCAAATGATCCAAGGGTCAAAATCGGTCAACGCTGCGATAGCCCTGTACCTAAACCTCTCATGTTTAGACCAAGCCAAACCGATCATTGGCTCCAGTGAGGCGGTCCCATTCCTAATCAACGCTCTTCAAGGCCCGTTCGATTCCCAATGCAAAACCGACTCACTTCACACTCTTTACCACCTCTCATCATGCCATTCCAACATCCCACGACTCATCTCATGCGGAATTATACCCGCCCTACTACCGTTTCTAACCGACATGGGTTCGAACTCATGGACCGAGAAAGCCATAGCCGTGTTAATAAACCTAGCCGTGACTAACTCAGGCCGAGACGAGATCATAACGGGCCCGGGTCTTGTTAGCGGGTTATCCGCATTGCTTGACATGGGTGAACCCGAGGTCCAGGAGCAGGCTGCGGCTTGTTTGTTGATTTTGTGCACGGGTAGTGACAAGTGTTGTGAGATGGTGCTCCAAGAAGGGGTTATACCTTCTTTGGTGGCGATTTCGGTTAATGGGACAATGAGAGGGAAACAAAAGGCGCAAAAGTTGTTGATGGTTTTCCGGGAGCAACGGCAGAGGGATCCGCCAGTGGAGGCGGTTCAGGGTGGTGGAGGGCGGTGTGATGGCGGTGACGAGCGGAAGGTGTTGAGTAAGTCGACGTCGAGGAAGAAGTTGGGGAGGGGGTGGAGTTTTTGGAGGAAGAACAAGAGTTTTTCTGTGTACCAATGTTAA